In Rhipicephalus microplus isolate Deutch F79 chromosome 9, USDA_Rmic, whole genome shotgun sequence, one genomic interval encodes:
- the LOC119164938 gene encoding uncharacterized protein LOC119164938 — protein sequence MADFCSDDSQPLVVDLQEHRSTMVACSPPTSASNALIQRRAFARGPPPASWRRFYITRIEGTRLIGTCLLCNECIRATAGVSSNLLRHLKRRHSRELDIALNLQNSKQRRKHGSSAPTLSSPSPSPVKQVPASSSTSGDVVLARTPLPPRVPYERPSVQMAPGCAASSTSSATMFVTSMLDSSSAGSYILSDMPEHDAVVDDQNLRFAWSLDSVGASGPSSSFVPTQSDNHQGMAVQTISRYTSPAVTTVNECESSSAGSPATSSVATATPSVVLDCQDDSPRSRRNDINDAVLGLVWRDLEPFEVVNRPGFLQLMKAAAPDYEPPTADKLADVLLLRRLSQLQDSLSPSIYRATSADFVSAVIGVWLGEADDVYASVDVSYATRHFKTERKSVAFRRVAADQDATDAIRDVFESALRQWNIDKKRVMQVLVDSPARTARTFSFPGWASDSNRGGGDEGGAMSSWSLESAEFDLSHEILQELDASESDWSISSDYRLHCAVRSAFDVDQDVMSLVARCSRVVSGIKCSARDAATVAGVTGVSFPFPSSYSDEWTSQLDCLRELCSVLTQHADLQERIYACKKVGLTATDVTLLQDLLEVLAPLEEATNALRQPHETVGLVLPALRNLQVSLTRAVTRDGFQLKTMAENLLRSVETHFTNSWSDPVLLVGALLDPRFKTSWCDDQTACKMKEAIEKQRAALNIDPPSAVTVQRRDADAGNKGQKLFRNIRNLDSSSTQQPGPTTPLGQELCLYLSEDTMEDIVTPLAYWRANQPRFPLLARLALSVFAVGGASATAEEVASVTAAIQAARRHRFTDVQLEQVVLLRRHLM from the exons ATGGCCGATTTCTGTAGCGACGATTCTCAGCCACTTGTGGTGGACCTTCAAGAGCACCGGAGCACCATGGTCGCCTGTTCGCCGCCAACTTCCGCATCGAACGCCTTAATCCAGAGGCGCGCCTTCGCCAGGGGTCCACCTCCGGCGTCCTGGCGCCGATTCTACATCACCAGGATTGAAGGTACGAGGCTGATAGGAACTTGTCTGCTCTGCAACGAATGCATCCGGGCCACGGCAGGCGTCTCCTCGAACCTGCTGCGACACCTCAAGCGGAGGCACTCGCGGGAGCTGGACATCGCCCTCAACCTCCAAAACAGCAAACAACGACGAAAGCATGGTTCATCGGCGCCGACGTTGTCCTCCCCTTCTCCCTCCCCGGTTAAACAAGTACCGGCGTCGTCATCCACGAGTGGAGACGTCGTACTGGCCAGGACGCCTCTGCCACCCCGTGTGCCTTACGAGAGACCCTCTGTACAAATGGCGCCCGGCTGCGCTGCTTCATCTACCTCGTCCGCGACTATGTTCGTCACGAGCATGCTCGACAGTTCCTCCGCGGGCAGCTATATCCTGTCAGACATGCCGGAGCACGACGCCGTGGTGGACGACCAGAACTTGAGGTTCGCCTGGAGCCTGGACTCGGTGGGCGCCTCGGGGCCTTCGAGTTCTTTCGTCCCGACTCAGTCGGACAACCATCAAGGAATGGCAGTGCAGACGATCAGCAGGTACACGTCGCCGGCTGTCACGACGGTCAACGAGTGCGAGTCCTCGTCTGCGGGCAGTCCGGCAACGTCGTCCGTAGCTACGGCAACTCCCAGCGTCGTCCTGGACTGCCAGGATGATTCGCCGAGGAGTCGCCGCAACGATATCAACGACGCCGTCTTGGGACTCGTGTGGCGTGACCTGGAACCGTTCGAGGTGGTGAACAGGCCTGGCTTTCTGCAGCTGATGAAG GCCGCAGCGCCCGACTACGAACCGCCGACCGCGGATAAGTTGGCGGACGTGCTGCTCCTTCGGCGACTGAGCCAACTGCAAGACTCCCTGTCGCCGTCTATCTACAGGGCCACCTCCGCCGACTTCGTCTCGGCGGTCATCGGCGTCTGGCTGGGCGAGGCGGATGACGTGTACGCGAGCGTCGACGTGTCGTACGCGACGCGTCACTTCAAGACCGAGAGGAAGAGCGTCGCCTTCAGAAGGGTCGCCGCCGACCAGGACGCCACCGACGCCATCCGAGATGTCTTCGAGTCTGCGCTACGGCAGTGGAACATCGACAAAAAG CGTGTCATGCAAGTTCTGGTGGACAGTCCTGCTCGCACGGCCAGGACCTTCTCGTTTCCCGGCTGGGCGAGCGACTCGAACCGCGGAGGAGGGGACGAGGGAGGCGCCATGTCCTCGTGGTCTTTGGAGTCGGCAGAGTTCGACCTCAGTCACGAAATACTGCAGGAGCTAGACGCGTCTGAGTCGGACTGGTCCATAAGCTCCGACTACCGCCTACACTGCGCCGTGCGGAGCGCATTCGATGTG GACCAGGACGTGATGAGCCTGGTGGCCCGGTGCAGCCGCGTCGTGTCCGGCATCAAGTGCAGCGCCAGAGACGCGGCGACCGTGGCCGGGGTGACGGGCGTGTCCTTCCCTTTCCCGTCCAGCTACTCGGACGAGTGGACCTCGCAGCTGGACTGCCTGCGCGAGCTGTGCTCGGTGCTCACGCAGCACGCCGACCTGCAGGAGCGCATCTACGCCTGCAAGAAGGTGGGCCTGACGGCCACCGACGTGACGCTCCTGCAGGACTTGCTCGAAGTACTGGCGCCGCTCGAAGAGGCCACCAACGCGCTGCGGCAGCCCCACGAGACGGTGGGACTGGTGCTGCCCGCGCTGAGAAACCTACAG GTTAGTCTCACGCGAGCGGTGACGAGAGACGGCTTCCAACTGAAAACGATGGCCGAGAACCTGCTGCGCAGCGTGGAGACGCACTTCACCAACTCGTGGAGCGACCCGGTCCTGCTCGTGGGCGCGCTACTCGATCCCCGCTTCAAGACCAGCTGGTGCGACGACCAGACCGCTTGCAAGATGAAGGAGGCCATCGAGAAACAGCGCGCCGCCCTAAACATCGATCCTCCCTCTGCGGTCACCGTTCAACGCCGAGATGCCGACGCCGGGAACAAGGGCCAGAAGCTCTTTCGGAACATCCGGAACCTGGACAGTTcatcgactcagcaaccgggacCCACGACGCCGCTGGGACAGGAGCTGTGCCTGTACCTGTCCGAAGACACGATGGAAGACATCGTGACGCCCCTAGCTTATTGGAGGGCGAACCAGCCGCGCTTTCCACTTCTGGCTAGGCTGGCGCTGTCGGTGTTTGCGGTTGGTGGTGCGTCCGCAACAGCAGAAGAGGTCGCTTCCGTTACGGCCGCGATTCAAGCTGCGCGTAGGCATCGCTTTACCGATGTGCAGCTGGAGCAAGTGGTACTTCTGCGAAGACATCTGATGTAG